The genomic segment TTTATTCTTATGCTCCTTCATACAATTACGCTTATATTTTCAGTAGAAAAAGAGCCTAAGAAAAAAAGCACTGATGTGTCGGCGGCAAAAAGATTTGAAACCATATTTAAAGACAAAAATGTAATGAAGGTTATTATGGTCAGTGTGTTCTGGACTATTTCAACTCATGTATGTACACCGTTTTTCGGTACATATCAGGTAAAAGAGCTTGGTTTCAGTATGCAATATGTGGCAACACTCAGTATTCTGTCATCGGCTGCACGTATTCCATGTTCGTTTATATTCGGTCAGTATGCTGATAAAACATCATTTGCAAGAATGCTTAAGGTTTGCTTTATAATAGCTGGAACAGCTTTCCTGTTTGCGGCATTTACAAATCCGTCAAACGGAAAAACATTTTTTGCGGTTTATACTGTGCTTTACGGTGCGTCAATGGGCGGAATAAACAGTGCACAGATTAATCTTATATTTGACTATGTAAACCCATATCAGAGAAGTGACGCTTTGGCTGTTCAGCAGACAATATATGGAATATGCGGATTTGTGGCAACGCTTATTTTTACGCCGCTGTTTAATTATATCCAGGCTTCGGGAAATAAGATTTTCGGCTTGAGCTTATATCCGCAGCAGTTCCTTTCAATAATAGCATGTGTTCTTGTAGTGTTACTTGTATTTTATATTGACAGAATAATACTCAGAATCAGATTGAATAAAGATTAAGCCCGGAAAATATAAAAATTTAACTGAATTGGCATAGCAAAGGCAAAAGTTAAAGCTGAAAACTCAGTAAAATGAGTTTTTGGCTTTTTTTACCGTATAGGAATTTGCATTTTTTGAAAAAGTATGATATAATAGAAAGCAAGTCAAAAATGACATAACAAAAAGAGGTAGTGCAAACCTCGGAAATAGTTATTCAATTTTTGATTTATCCGTTAATTGAAAGTTGATGTATTGAGGTTTTATGATGTTGGTTAAAGTATTAAGAAGAATTACCCCAAGATTTAGATTTTTCAAAAAACGGAGTGCCGTCAAGGCAGATTTGAAAAAGAGTCATTT from the Oscillospiraceae bacterium genome contains:
- a CDS encoding MFS transporter, whose amino-acid sequence is MNKNAQKLTPIFYIGEATFEYFISVLITGTYLAKLTSSLGFSDSLTAILGSFVALGCSFQLFAIAFFKTGKVKKRVTVMHIINQLLFMGIYLVPLTPINSMAAKTILFITFLLGGYFISNVIHAPKINWFMSMVDDSKRGIFTSVKEMVSLLGGFAFNFIMGSVIDKYEMGGNIRGAFAICALTIFILMLLHTITLIFSVEKEPKKKSTDVSAAKRFETIFKDKNVMKVIMVSVFWTISTHVCTPFFGTYQVKELGFSMQYVATLSILSSAARIPCSFIFGQYADKTSFARMLKVCFIIAGTAFLFAAFTNPSNGKTFFAVYTVLYGASMGGINSAQINLIFDYVNPYQRSDALAVQQTIYGICGFVATLIFTPLFNYIQASGNKIFGLSLYPQQFLSIIACVLVVLLVFYIDRIILRIRLNKD